The Jeotgalibacillus aurantiacus genome segment CACACCATCTGCATTAATTGTTTGACCAAGCAGATCCGCAAGCACTTCATCCGTTAAATCTTTCACGCCGATTTCAGCAGCTGTCGGACCATTAGCTGCAGCTGTTTCAGAAGGTCCATTTTCCGCATAAAGCGTTGTCATACTTGTAGTGGGAGTTTCTGAAAGTGAAATTGCCGACCCCACCGGCTTTGGTGTGTCATATGTTGCGCCAACACCTGGTACATCAGTTAATTGTTTTGCGTAATGGAATTTAATCAAACCTGTAAAGGCCATGGATATTCCTCCTTGTTTTTGCAAAATAAAAAAGCCCTACAAAGGAGCTTTTTGCGTGATTTTAAATGTAAATGTGTCATGAAAGAGTTTTGTATCGTCTTCGTACAACTCCCGGTGGTCCGCATAAATGAACCCAGCCGCTTTCATCAGTGATTTAACCTCAAACACTTTGTTGGTTGGATCAGTTTTTGAAAACAGGTCCACTTGGATATAGGATTCAGTGTCTGTTAACTGATTGTCAGCATGCAGCACCGGAGAATCTACCATGAGAAAGTATGTGATGTATTGGCTGGCGGTACCATCATAGACGCGCGGTCTAACCGGCAGTCCAGATGCTGATAACGTTGTTGCAATCAGTCCACTTAAACTCATAGACCCATCCCCTTCTGCAGCTCTTCTTTCAAAATCCTATTTAGGGTCTGAAGCTCCTGATAAAATGTGGGTCTCAAAACCGGCCTTGCCCGCATTTTACTGGTTCCCCACTCATGAAAAAACATATAAAACGCGTCATTCTGCTGATTGCTGAATCCAATAAATATTTTTCCATCTTGAATTTCACTGATGAGCACACTGCCTTCAGCTTTACCGGTACGTCTGCTCAGACCCATTCGATACACATTGTCTTGCAGCTTGCTTTTCAAATGATCAGCACTCTTATTAAGC includes the following:
- a CDS encoding HK97-gp10 family putative phage morphogenesis protein, which encodes MQVKFEGIDRLSQKLDEMKILGEVEGSALNKSADHLKSKLQDNVYRMGLSRRTGKAEGSVLISEIQDGKIFIGFSNQQNDAFYMFFHEWGTSKMRARPVLRPTFYQELQTLNRILKEELQKGMGL